Proteins encoded together in one Mastomys coucha isolate ucsf_1 unplaced genomic scaffold, UCSF_Mcou_1 pScaffold16, whole genome shotgun sequence window:
- the Trim45 gene encoding tripartite motif-containing protein 45 isoform X2, whose translation MWNLLSLLDDSDVTLEDGVALSGEARPFRTESKLCSSQPQIGILCPVCDAQVDLPLGGVKALTVDHLAMNDVMLESLRGEGQGLVCDLCSDREVEKRCQTCKANLCHFCCQAHRRQKKTTYHTMVDLKDLKGYSRVGKPILCPSHPAEELRLFCELCDRPVCRDCVVGEHREHPYDFTSNVIHKHGDSVRELLRDTQPHVEALEEALAQIKSVNNALQERVEAVAADVRTFSEGYIRAIQEHRDKLLQQLDDIRVQKETALQLQKAQLEQLLADMRTGVEFTEHLLTSGSDLEILITKGVVLERLRKLNKVEYSARPGVNHKICFSPQEKAGQCQGYAMYGAINTQEVDPAQCVLQGEDLHRAREKQTASFTLFCKDASGESVGRGGDNVHVEVVPKDKKDSPIRTVVQDNKDGSYRVSYTPTEPGVYTVWVFVREQHVQGSPFNVTVRRKHRPHPGVFHCCTFCSSGGQKTARCACGGTMPGGYLGCGHGHKGHPGRPHWSCCGKFIEKSECSYMNEQSIPRSLLRTVAL comes from the exons ATGTGGAACTTGCTGAGCTTATTGGATGACAGTGATGTCACTCTGGAGGACGGCGTGGCTCTGAGCGGCGAGGCCCGCCCCTTTCGGACG GAATCCAAGTTATGCAGCTCGCAGCCACAGATCGGCATCCTCTGTCCGGTATGTGATGCTCAAGTGGACCTGCCCTTGGGTGGAGTGAAGGCTTTAACGGTAGACCACCTGGCCATGAATGATGTGATGCTGGAGAGTCTGCGTGGGGAAGGCCAGGGCCTGGTGTGTGACCTGTGCAGCGacagagaagtagagaagagGTGTCAGACCTGCAAAGCCAATCTCTGCCACTTCTGCTGCCAGGCTCATAG gagacagaagaagacaaCATATCACACCATGGTGGACCTGAAAGACCTGAAAGGCTACAGCCGGGTTGGAAAGCCCATCCTATGTCCTTCTCACCCTGCGGAGGAGCTGAGGCTGTTTTGTGAACTCTGTGACCGGCCAGTGTGTCGGGACTGTGTAGTTGGGGAGCACCGAGAGCACCCCTACGACTTCACCAGCAATGTCATCCACAAGCATGGAGATTCTGTGCGGGAGCTGCTTCGAGACACCCAGCCCCATGTGGAGGCCCTGGAAGAGGCCCTGGCACAGATCAAGAGTGTGAACAATGCCCTCCAAGAGCGAGTGGAGGCAGTGGCAGCTGATGTCCGAACATTCTCCGAGGGCTACATCAGAGCCATCCAGGAACATCGGGACAAGCTGCTCCAGCAGCTGGATGACATACGGGTCCAGAAGGAAACAGCTTTACAGCTGCAGAAAGCACAGCTGGAACAGCTGCTGGCAGATATGCGGACTGGAGTGGAGTTCACTGAGCATCTGCTGACCAGCGGCTCAGACTTAGAGATCCTCATCACCAAGGGAGTGGTTTTAGAACGGCTCAGGAAGCTGAATAAAGTTGAGTACAGTGCCCGCCCAGGAGTGAACCATAAGATCTGCTTCTCCCCTCAGGAGAAGGCAGGCCAGTGCCAAGGCTATGCGATGTATGGGGCCATTAACACGCAGGAGGTTGATCCAGCTCAGTGCGTCCTTCAAGGAGAAG ATCTCCACAGAGCTCGAGAGAAACAGACAGCTTCTTTTACCTTGTTCTGTAAGGATGCCTCGGGAGAGAGCGTGGGCAGGGGAGGAGATAATGTCCATGTGGAAGTTGTCCCCAAAGATAAGAAGGACAG TCCAATCAGAACAGTGGTCCAGGACAACAAGGATGGATCATACCGTGTTTCCTATACCCCCACGGAGCCTGGAGTCTACACTGTGTGGGTCTTCGTCAGAGAGCAGCACGTGCAG GGCTCACCGTTCAATGTGACCGTTAGGAGGAAGCACCGGCCACATCCAGGTGTGTTTCACTGCTGTACTTTCTGTTCCAGCGGAGGCCAGAAAACTGCACGCTGTGCCTGCGGAGGCACCATGCCAG GTGGATACCTTGGTTGTGGCCATGGACACAAAGGCCACCCGGGCCGTCCACACTGGTCTTGCTGTGGGAAATTCATTGAGAAGTCTGAGTGCTCGTACATGAATGAGCAGAGCATCCCGAGGAGTCTGCTTAGGACCGTGGCACTCTGA
- the Trim45 gene encoding tripartite motif-containing protein 45 isoform X3 — protein MSENRKPLLGFVHKLQDANASGSSGKTHCPSCRRLFKVPRLLPCLHTVCTSCLEKQDPFSVVDVRGGDSDTSSEGSIFQESKLCSSQPQIGILCPVCDAQVDLPLGGVKALTVDHLAMNDVMLESLRGEGQGLVCDLCSDREVEKRCQTCKANLCHFCCQAHRRQKKTTYHTMVDLKDLKGYSRVGKPILCPSHPAEELRLFCELCDRPVCRDCVVGEHREHPYDFTSNVIHKHGDSVRELLRDTQPHVEALEEALAQIKSVNNALQERVEAVAADVRTFSEGYIRAIQEHRDKLLQQLDDIRVQKETALQLQKAQLEQLLADMRTGVEFTEHLLTSGSDLEILITKGVVLERLRKLNKVEYSARPGVNHKICFSPQEKAGQCQGYAMYGAINTQEVDPAQCVLQGEDLHRAREKQTASFTLFCKDASGESVGRGGDNVHVEVVPKDKKDSPIRTVVQDNKDGSYRVSYTPTEPGVYTVWVFVREQHVQRRPENCTLCLRRHHARWIPWLWPWTQRPPGPSTLVLLWEIH, from the exons ATGTCAGAAAACAGGAAACCACTTCTGGGTTTCGTGCACAAACTTCAAGATGCGAACGCATCTGGGAGCTCAGGCAAGACTCACTGTCCTTCATGTCGGAGGCTTTTCAAAGTCCCCAGGCTCTTGCCTTGCTTGCACACGGTGTGCACCTCGTGTCTGGAAAAGCAGGATCCGTTCTCAGTAGTGGACGTGCGAGGGGGTGACTCAGACACAAGCTCTGAGGGGTCAATATTCCAGGAATCCAAGTTATGCAGCTCGCAGCCACAGATCGGCATCCTCTGTCCGGTATGTGATGCTCAAGTGGACCTGCCCTTGGGTGGAGTGAAGGCTTTAACGGTAGACCACCTGGCCATGAATGATGTGATGCTGGAGAGTCTGCGTGGGGAAGGCCAGGGCCTGGTGTGTGACCTGTGCAGCGacagagaagtagagaagagGTGTCAGACCTGCAAAGCCAATCTCTGCCACTTCTGCTGCCAGGCTCATAG gagacagaagaagacaaCATATCACACCATGGTGGACCTGAAAGACCTGAAAGGCTACAGCCGGGTTGGAAAGCCCATCCTATGTCCTTCTCACCCTGCGGAGGAGCTGAGGCTGTTTTGTGAACTCTGTGACCGGCCAGTGTGTCGGGACTGTGTAGTTGGGGAGCACCGAGAGCACCCCTACGACTTCACCAGCAATGTCATCCACAAGCATGGAGATTCTGTGCGGGAGCTGCTTCGAGACACCCAGCCCCATGTGGAGGCCCTGGAAGAGGCCCTGGCACAGATCAAGAGTGTGAACAATGCCCTCCAAGAGCGAGTGGAGGCAGTGGCAGCTGATGTCCGAACATTCTCCGAGGGCTACATCAGAGCCATCCAGGAACATCGGGACAAGCTGCTCCAGCAGCTGGATGACATACGGGTCCAGAAGGAAACAGCTTTACAGCTGCAGAAAGCACAGCTGGAACAGCTGCTGGCAGATATGCGGACTGGAGTGGAGTTCACTGAGCATCTGCTGACCAGCGGCTCAGACTTAGAGATCCTCATCACCAAGGGAGTGGTTTTAGAACGGCTCAGGAAGCTGAATAAAGTTGAGTACAGTGCCCGCCCAGGAGTGAACCATAAGATCTGCTTCTCCCCTCAGGAGAAGGCAGGCCAGTGCCAAGGCTATGCGATGTATGGGGCCATTAACACGCAGGAGGTTGATCCAGCTCAGTGCGTCCTTCAAGGAGAAG ATCTCCACAGAGCTCGAGAGAAACAGACAGCTTCTTTTACCTTGTTCTGTAAGGATGCCTCGGGAGAGAGCGTGGGCAGGGGAGGAGATAATGTCCATGTGGAAGTTGTCCCCAAAGATAAGAAGGACAG TCCAATCAGAACAGTGGTCCAGGACAACAAGGATGGATCATACCGTGTTTCCTATACCCCCACGGAGCCTGGAGTCTACACTGTGTGGGTCTTCGTCAGAGAGCAGCACGTGCAG CGGAGGCCAGAAAACTGCACGCTGTGCCTGCGGAGGCACCATGCCAG GTGGATACCTTGGTTGTGGCCATGGACACAAAGGCCACCCGGGCCGTCCACACTGGTCTTGCTGTGGGAAATTCATTGA
- the Trim45 gene encoding tripartite motif-containing protein 45 isoform X1, whose protein sequence is MSENRKPLLGFVHKLQDANASGSSGKTHCPSCRRLFKVPRLLPCLHTVCTSCLEKQDPFSVVDVRGGDSDTSSEGSIFQESKLCSSQPQIGILCPVCDAQVDLPLGGVKALTVDHLAMNDVMLESLRGEGQGLVCDLCSDREVEKRCQTCKANLCHFCCQAHRRQKKTTYHTMVDLKDLKGYSRVGKPILCPSHPAEELRLFCELCDRPVCRDCVVGEHREHPYDFTSNVIHKHGDSVRELLRDTQPHVEALEEALAQIKSVNNALQERVEAVAADVRTFSEGYIRAIQEHRDKLLQQLDDIRVQKETALQLQKAQLEQLLADMRTGVEFTEHLLTSGSDLEILITKGVVLERLRKLNKVEYSARPGVNHKICFSPQEKAGQCQGYAMYGAINTQEVDPAQCVLQGEDLHRAREKQTASFTLFCKDASGESVGRGGDNVHVEVVPKDKKDSPIRTVVQDNKDGSYRVSYTPTEPGVYTVWVFVREQHVQGSPFNVTVRRKHRPHPGVFHCCTFCSSGGQKTARCACGGTMPGGYLGCGHGHKGHPGRPHWSCCGKFIEKSECSYMNEQSIPRSLLRTVAL, encoded by the exons ATGTCAGAAAACAGGAAACCACTTCTGGGTTTCGTGCACAAACTTCAAGATGCGAACGCATCTGGGAGCTCAGGCAAGACTCACTGTCCTTCATGTCGGAGGCTTTTCAAAGTCCCCAGGCTCTTGCCTTGCTTGCACACGGTGTGCACCTCGTGTCTGGAAAAGCAGGATCCGTTCTCAGTAGTGGACGTGCGAGGGGGTGACTCAGACACAAGCTCTGAGGGGTCAATATTCCAGGAATCCAAGTTATGCAGCTCGCAGCCACAGATCGGCATCCTCTGTCCGGTATGTGATGCTCAAGTGGACCTGCCCTTGGGTGGAGTGAAGGCTTTAACGGTAGACCACCTGGCCATGAATGATGTGATGCTGGAGAGTCTGCGTGGGGAAGGCCAGGGCCTGGTGTGTGACCTGTGCAGCGacagagaagtagagaagagGTGTCAGACCTGCAAAGCCAATCTCTGCCACTTCTGCTGCCAGGCTCATAG gagacagaagaagacaaCATATCACACCATGGTGGACCTGAAAGACCTGAAAGGCTACAGCCGGGTTGGAAAGCCCATCCTATGTCCTTCTCACCCTGCGGAGGAGCTGAGGCTGTTTTGTGAACTCTGTGACCGGCCAGTGTGTCGGGACTGTGTAGTTGGGGAGCACCGAGAGCACCCCTACGACTTCACCAGCAATGTCATCCACAAGCATGGAGATTCTGTGCGGGAGCTGCTTCGAGACACCCAGCCCCATGTGGAGGCCCTGGAAGAGGCCCTGGCACAGATCAAGAGTGTGAACAATGCCCTCCAAGAGCGAGTGGAGGCAGTGGCAGCTGATGTCCGAACATTCTCCGAGGGCTACATCAGAGCCATCCAGGAACATCGGGACAAGCTGCTCCAGCAGCTGGATGACATACGGGTCCAGAAGGAAACAGCTTTACAGCTGCAGAAAGCACAGCTGGAACAGCTGCTGGCAGATATGCGGACTGGAGTGGAGTTCACTGAGCATCTGCTGACCAGCGGCTCAGACTTAGAGATCCTCATCACCAAGGGAGTGGTTTTAGAACGGCTCAGGAAGCTGAATAAAGTTGAGTACAGTGCCCGCCCAGGAGTGAACCATAAGATCTGCTTCTCCCCTCAGGAGAAGGCAGGCCAGTGCCAAGGCTATGCGATGTATGGGGCCATTAACACGCAGGAGGTTGATCCAGCTCAGTGCGTCCTTCAAGGAGAAG ATCTCCACAGAGCTCGAGAGAAACAGACAGCTTCTTTTACCTTGTTCTGTAAGGATGCCTCGGGAGAGAGCGTGGGCAGGGGAGGAGATAATGTCCATGTGGAAGTTGTCCCCAAAGATAAGAAGGACAG TCCAATCAGAACAGTGGTCCAGGACAACAAGGATGGATCATACCGTGTTTCCTATACCCCCACGGAGCCTGGAGTCTACACTGTGTGGGTCTTCGTCAGAGAGCAGCACGTGCAG GGCTCACCGTTCAATGTGACCGTTAGGAGGAAGCACCGGCCACATCCAGGTGTGTTTCACTGCTGTACTTTCTGTTCCAGCGGAGGCCAGAAAACTGCACGCTGTGCCTGCGGAGGCACCATGCCAG GTGGATACCTTGGTTGTGGCCATGGACACAAAGGCCACCCGGGCCGTCCACACTGGTCTTGCTGTGGGAAATTCATTGAGAAGTCTGAGTGCTCGTACATGAATGAGCAGAGCATCCCGAGGAGTCTGCTTAGGACCGTGGCACTCTGA